One Mycolicibacterium rufum genomic window, TGCGACGGCCGCGGTGAAGGCCGCCAAGACCGCGCGATAGCGTTCCCCCAGCGGCATTCGAGCGTGGGCGGATAAGCGAAATGCTCAGCGCCGCGCTTACTTTCGGGAGGGCGCGATGCAGTCCGAGATGCGCAGGGTGGTGACGGGCGCGTCGATCGGCAACGCGGTCGAGTGGTTCGACTTCGCGATCTACGGCTTCCTGGCGACGTTCATCGCCGCGCACTTCTTCCCAGCGGGCGACGAGACGGCGGCGCTGCTGAGCACCTTCGCGATCTTCGCCGCCGCGTTCTTCGTGCGGCCACTGGGCGGGTTCGTCTTCGGGCCGCTCGGCGACCGGATCGGCCGGCAGAAGGTACTGGCGCTGGTGATCCTGCTGATGTCGGCGGCGACGCTGGGCATCGGCGTGCTACCCACCTACGACACCGTCGGGGTGCTCGCTCCGGTGCTGCTTCTGGTGCTGCGGTGTCTTCAGGGCTTCTCCGCGGGCGGGGAGTACGGCGGCGGAGCGGTGTACCTCGCCGAGTTCGCTGACGACGCCCGCCGCGGGGTCACGGTCACGTTCATGGCGTGGTCGGGAGTGCTGGGATTCCTGCTCGGCTCGATCACGGTGACGGTGCTGCAGGCCGTGCTGCCGGCCGCGGCGATGGACGCCTACGGCTGGCGCATCCCGTTCCTGATCGCCGGCCCGCTGGGCCTGGTGGGTCTGTACATCCGGCTCCGGCTGGGCGACACCCCGCAGTTCGAGCAGCTCGAGGCCGCGGCGGACACCGCGCGGTCGCCGCTGCGCGAAGCGCTCTCCACGTCGTGGCGGCAGATCCTGCAGGTGATCGGGCTGTTCGTGGTGTTCAACATCGGCTACTACGTGGTGTTCACGTTCCTGCCGACCTACTTCATCAAGACGCTCGGGTTCTCCGCGACCGACGCGTTCGTGTCGATCACGCTGGCCGCCGGGGTGGCCCTGCTGCTGATCCTCCCGCTGGCCGTGCTGTCCGACCGGATCGGGCGCCGGCCGCTGCTCCTCGCCGGCGCCGCGCTGTTCGCGGTGTCGGCCTACCCGCTCTTCCTGCTGCTGAACTCCGGATCCCGCAGCGCGGCCATCGCGGCGCACTGCGTGCTGGCGGCGATCGAATCGGTGTACGTCAGCGCCGCGGTGTCGGCCGGGGTGGAGCTGTTCGCCACCCGGATTCGCTTCAGCGGGTTCTCCGTCGGTTACAACGTCTGCGTCGCGCTGTTCGGCGGCACCACGCCCTACGTCGTCACCTGGCTGACCGCCCGTACCGGTGACGCCGTGGCGCCGTCCTACTATCTGGTCGCTGCGGCGGTGGTGTCCCTCGGCGTCGCGCTGACGCTGCGTGAGACGGCCGGACGCGCACCGGCGCAGGTACAGCAACCTCGGGCTACTCTGGGCACAGGCATCGGAGAAGGGGAGACGCGCACATGAAGCTTCAGGTGTTGCCCTACGTCACCGTCGAGGTCGACGAGCGCCTCCGGCGCAGACTGCGCATCGCGGGGGAGCGGCTGCGGGTGACCATGCGGGCGTATCTGCTCAGCGCCGCCGACGACGTCGACACCGCGGTCGACACGGCCGGCGACCGGGTGCGCGGACTGTGCGACCGCGCGGTCAACCGGTTCGACTCCGTCGCGGCCACCGTCACCGACAAGATCGGTCCCGAACCGCAGGCCCGGCCGCGGCCCACACTGCGGGTCGTGCGCGACCGCGAAGCCAGCTAGGCCCGCACCCGGCCCGTGCGGCCGCCGACGAGATCCACGTTCTGCGGTGCGTTACTCGCACTTTCTCTGCATTGCGTGGATCTCGACCCCGAAGCCGGCTAGGCCCGCACCCGGCCCGCGCGGCCACCGACGAAGAACGAGCCGGCGAGCACCACCAGGCCGACGATGGCGACCGGGATCGACCAGGACCGCCGCGACGACAGCGCAGCATTGCACTCGGCGACGAAATCCTTGTGCGGGATGATCTCGTTCAACACGGGCAGGTTGGCCAGATTCTGGCTGTCGACGTCGCGGGCCTGGGACAGATCCGCGGCGACGGCGTTGCCGCAGCCGATGTCGCCCTGCGGTCCGGGCACCGACACCGGCATCAACAGTCCGATGACCCCGACCAGCAACACCACCGCACCGGCGATCATGAGCAACCTACGCAGATTCATGGCCCGTTCTATGCCCAGTTCTGCGCTGCCGAAACAAGATCGATCATTTGCCGGCGCAGTGCCGGGTGGGCAGCGGCCCCGCCGATGTGCTGTCCTTGTCGGGTGATCGGCCATGGTGTCACCGTCCTGCTGTCGTTGTTGGCGGCGGTGTTCCTGGCCATCGGCATCGTGGTGCGCCAGCGCGCGACGCTGGACGTGCCGGCCGAGCACGGCGTCAGCAGCGTGATGTTCCTGACCCTGCTCCGCAGGCCGCTGTGGTGGGGCGGCACCGCCGCGGCCATCGCGGGCTACGTGTTCCAGGCGCTCGCCCTGGCCAACGGCTCCCTGCTGCTCGTGCAGCCGATCCTGGTTTCTGCCCTGCTGTTCGCACTGCCGCTGTCGGCCCGGCTGGCGCACCGCCGGGTCACCCGGGCCGAATGGGCGTGGGCGCTGCTGCTCACGGCCGCGCTCGCCGTGTTCGTGGTGCTGGCCAAACCCAGCCCCGGCGACTACGAGGCGACGCTGAGCACGTCAGCCGTCGTCGCGGTGGTGTGCACCGTGGCGGTGCTGGCCTGCGTGGCGGTCGCGATGCGCAGTGTCGGCTGGCGCCGGGCGGTGCTGCTGGCCGTCGCGGTCGGCGTGCTGTTCGGCGTCGTCGCGGTGCTCACCAAACTGGTCATGCACGTGCTCACCCACGAGGGGCCGATGGCGGTGCTGCTCACCCCGGTGCCGTACCTGCTGGCGCTGCTCGGCGTCGTCGCGGTGCTGTTGCAGCAGTCGGCGTTCCACGCCGGCTCCCTGCAGACCTCGGTGCCGACGATGCTGACCCTCGAACCGGTGATTGCGGTGCTCCTCGGCGCGATCGTGCTCGGTGAGCACCTCGACGTCGGCCGCTGGGATGCCGTCGCGCTGGCCGTGTCGACGCTCGCGATGGCCGCGGGCACCATCGCACTGGGCCGCGACGAGGGCGCCTACGAGGAACAGCTCAGCGCCCCGCCGCCGGCCGGCCCGTCGGGGCCGGTCGATCACGCCGCGTCGGGCAGCGAGTAGCCGACCGCGCGGGCGGTGTCGCGCAGCGCCCGGCGCAGCTGGGTGCGGCCCCGGTGCAGCCGCGACATCACGGTGCCCAGCGGGACATCCAGGCGCGCGGCGATCTCCTTGAACGTCAGGCCCTCGACATCGGCGTAGTACACCGCGGTGCGGTACACCTCGGGCAGCGCGCGCATCGCCGCCGCGATCACCGGGTCGCCGAGGCGGACGAGCACGTCGTCCTCGGGCGACCGCGCCGACGTCGCGCGCTGGTGATGAGACAGCATCTGCGTGTCCGAGATCGCGTCGGTGAACTGCAGAGCCGGCCGGCGTTGGCCTTTGCGGTACTCGCCGATGTGGGTGTTGAGCATGATCCGGTACAGCCAGCCGGCCAGGTTGGTGCCCTCGGTGAAGTTCGCGAACGCGGCGAACGCCTTGGCCGCGGTCTCCTGCAGCAGATCGTCGGCGAGGTCGGGGTCGCGGGTCAGCCGCACCGCGTGCCCGCGCAGCCCGGTCAGCAGCGGAACGGCATCGCGGGTGAAGCGGACGGCGAGCTGGTCGGTGGTGGTCATCGGGACTCCTCAGCGCGGTGCGGATGATGCGTTCGACCTTTCCGCGCGGCGCCCCGGCCGTCTGCCCGGCTGACCCCCATTCGTCTTCCGGACAACCGCCCTGCCGACTACCGGTTAGCCCCCACCCCAGGACGCCCAGCGGGTGATCCGGACGCTGACGACCGGCCCGTTCAGCGCAACCCGTTCGTACTGCGGGTACTTCGCCCGCAACTGTGCGTAGCCGAAGGCGACCTCGTCGCCGGAGCGGTGGATGGCCGCGGCGCCGTCGGCCCGCACCCACCACAGCCGCTCCCAGTCGTCGTCGTAGTGGTCGACCAGCAGGCTGACCGCCGGGTTGTGCTCGATGTTGGTCAACCGGCGCAGGTGCTGGGTGGATTTGGGCTTCGCGTCGACGGCGGTGTACACCAGATCGTCGCGGCCGGCGGCCATCGCGAACACGACCGGCACCACGTGCGGTTCCCCCTCGGGGCGCACCGTGGCCAGAGCCGCCACCGGCGCACCCGCGAAGGCCGTGACCGTCTCCTCAGGTGTCACCCGCTCAAGCCTAGGCGCGGGCACCGCTGCCGGGATATGGTTCACCGCGATGACACGGCCAGGCAACCGCTGCGCCACCGCGCCGACTCCTGCTCACCGGAAGGTCTCATCCATGTCCACTTCCGCTTCACTGTTCACCCGGGTCCTCGCGTGTGCCGCGTCCGCGCTCGTCGTCGCCGGCGTCGCGGCGTGCGCGCCGCCGGAGAACAAGGACTCCGGCGGGCAGACGCAATCCGGCGGCAAGGCCTCTGAGGCCACCTCGGCGCAGGATTTCGGCGGCATGGACGCTCTAATCGAGGCGGCCAAGGGTGAGGGCACGCTCAATGTCATTGCGCTGCCGCCGGATTGGGCGAACTACGGCGCGATCATCAAGGCCTTCTCCGACAAGTACGGCATCAAGGTCACCTCGGCCCAGCCCGACGCGTCCAGCCAGGACGAAATCAACGCCGCCAACCAGCAGAAGGGCCGCAGCAGCGCGCCTGACGTGTTCGACCTCGGACAGTCGGTGGCGCTCGCCAACACCGCGATGTTCGCGCCGTACAAGGTCGCGACGTTCGACGACATCCCGGCGGCCTTCAAGGATCCCAATGGCACGTGGGTCAACGACTACGGCGGCTACATGTCGATCGGCTTCGACTCGGCCAAGGTGCCGCCGGTGACGAACGTCAACGACCTGCTCAAGCCCGAGTACCGGGGCAAGGTCGCTCTCAACGGCGACCCCACGCAGGCCGGCGCCGCGTTCTCCGGGGTGCTGATGGTGGCGCTGTCCCAGGGTGGTTCGGCCGACGACATCGCCCCCGGCGTGGAGTTCTTCCGGAAACTCAAGCAGGCGGGCAACTTCCTGCCCGTCGATCCGACCCCGGCGACGATCGAGTCCGGGCAGACGCCCGTGGTGATCGACTGGAACTACACCAATTCGTCTGAGACGAAGAAGCTTCCGTCCTGGACGGTGTTCGTCCCGCCGAACAACGCGGTGGCCGGCTACTACTACCAGGCCATCAACAAGGACGCCCCGCATCCCGCGGCAGCCCGCCTCTGGCAGGAATTCCTGTACAGCGACGAGGGCCAGAACCTGTTCGCCCAGGGCGGGGTCCGACCGGTGCGCGCAGATTCCATGGCCGCCAAGGGCACCCTCGACAAGGCGGTGGCTGCGGCGCTGCCGGTGGTCGACGGGCCGGTGACGGTGCCGACCCCGCAGCAGACCGAGGCGGCCTCGAAGTACCTGTCGGAGAACTGGGCCGCCGCGGTTGGCTGACATGCGCCGCGTGCGTGACGGCCTCCCGCTGGTGCCGTTCCTGACCGTCGTCGTCATCTTCCTGATCATCCCGACGGTCACCGTCGTGGTGAGCGCGGTATGGGTCGACGGGGCGTTCTCGCTGGACCGCGTCGCCGCGCTGTTCACCGGCACGGCGCTGTCGGCGCTGTGGAACAGCGTGCTGCTCTCCGGGGCCACCGCGATCCTCGGGGCGCTGCTCGGCGCGGTGATGGCGTGGCTGATCGTCAGCAGCCCGCCGACGTCGATGGTGCGCCGCGCGGTGCTCTCGCTGTGCAGCGTGCTGGCCCAGTTCGGCGGTGTGGCACTGGCGTTCGCGTTCCTCGCGACGGTCGGGCTGAACGGGGTGCTGACGCTGTGGGTGCAGCAGGCGACCGGCTGGAACCTCGCGGGCTCGGGCTGGCTGTACGGCCTGGGTGGGCTGATCCTGGTGTACACGTACTTCCAGATCCCGCTGATGGTGATCGTCTTCGTTCCCGCGCTGGAGGGTCTGCGCGAGCAGTGGCGCGAGGCGGCCGTCAGCCTGGGCGCCTCGACGTGGGACTACTGGCGCGAGGTGGCGATCCCGCTGCTGACGCCGGCGTTCCTCGGCTCGGCGTTGCTGTTGTTCGCCAACGCTTTTGCCGCGTACGCGACCGCGGCCGCACTGGTCAGCCAGGGCAGCCCGATCCTGCCGCTGCTGATCCGGGCCTCACTGGTCAGCGAGGTGGTGCTGGGTCAGGCCGGATTCGCCTACGCGCTGGCGCTGGAGATGATCGTCGTCGTGGCCGTCGTCATGGCGGCCTACAACCTGCTGGTGCGACGCAGCTCCCGGTGGCTGTCATGAGGACGGCGGTGCGCGGGGCGCTGTGGGTGCTGTTCGGGTTGTTCTTCCTGTTCCCGCTCTACGCGATGGCCGACTTCTCCACGCGCAACCTCCTCTCCGGTGGACGCACGGGACAGGCCTGGGCCAACCTGATCACCGACGAGGCGCTGTACCGGGCGATCATCGTGTCGCTGTCGCTGGCCGTGCTGACCGTGATCGCGATGCTGATCCTGTTGGTGCCGACCATGATCTGGGTGCGACTGCGGGCGCCGTGGGCCAAGGGGCTGGTGGAATTTCTCTGCCTGTTGCCCCTGACGATCCCGGCGCTGGTCATCGTCGTCGGGCTGCGCAACGTCTACCTGTGGGTCACCTACCTGCTGGGCGAGTCGCCGTTGACGCTCACGTTCGTCTACGTGGTCGTGGTGCTGCCGTTCTCCTACCGCGCCATCGACGCCGCGCTCTCGGCGATCGACCTGCAGACGCTCTCGGAGGCGGCGCGGTCGCTGGGCGCGGGTTGGCTGACCACCATCGCCCGCGTGGTGGTGCCCAACATCTGGTCGGGCATCCTGTCGGCGGCGTTCATCTCGATCGCGGTGGTGCTGGGCGAGTACACGATCGCGTCGCTGTCGGGGTACG contains:
- a CDS encoding MFS transporter, with amino-acid sequence MQSEMRRVVTGASIGNAVEWFDFAIYGFLATFIAAHFFPAGDETAALLSTFAIFAAAFFVRPLGGFVFGPLGDRIGRQKVLALVILLMSAATLGIGVLPTYDTVGVLAPVLLLVLRCLQGFSAGGEYGGGAVYLAEFADDARRGVTVTFMAWSGVLGFLLGSITVTVLQAVLPAAAMDAYGWRIPFLIAGPLGLVGLYIRLRLGDTPQFEQLEAAADTARSPLREALSTSWRQILQVIGLFVVFNIGYYVVFTFLPTYFIKTLGFSATDAFVSITLAAGVALLLILPLAVLSDRIGRRPLLLAGAALFAVSAYPLFLLLNSGSRSAAIAAHCVLAAIESVYVSAAVSAGVELFATRIRFSGFSVGYNVCVALFGGTTPYVVTWLTARTGDAVAPSYYLVAAAVVSLGVALTLRETAGRAPAQVQQPRATLGTGIGEGETRT
- a CDS encoding DMT family transporter: MIGHGVTVLLSLLAAVFLAIGIVVRQRATLDVPAEHGVSSVMFLTLLRRPLWWGGTAAAIAGYVFQALALANGSLLLVQPILVSALLFALPLSARLAHRRVTRAEWAWALLLTAALAVFVVLAKPSPGDYEATLSTSAVVAVVCTVAVLACVAVAMRSVGWRRAVLLAVAVGVLFGVVAVLTKLVMHVLTHEGPMAVLLTPVPYLLALLGVVAVLLQQSAFHAGSLQTSVPTMLTLEPVIAVLLGAIVLGEHLDVGRWDAVALAVSTLAMAAGTIALGRDEGAYEEQLSAPPPAGPSGPVDHAASGSE
- a CDS encoding sigma-70 family RNA polymerase sigma factor, producing MTTTDQLAVRFTRDAVPLLTGLRGHAVRLTRDPDLADDLLQETAAKAFAAFANFTEGTNLAGWLYRIMLNTHIGEYRKGQRRPALQFTDAISDTQMLSHHQRATSARSPEDDVLVRLGDPVIAAAMRALPEVYRTAVYYADVEGLTFKEIAARLDVPLGTVMSRLHRGRTQLRRALRDTARAVGYSLPDAA
- a CDS encoding TIGR03668 family PPOX class F420-dependent oxidoreductase — protein: MTPEETVTAFAGAPVAALATVRPEGEPHVVPVVFAMAAGRDDLVYTAVDAKPKSTQHLRRLTNIEHNPAVSLLVDHYDDDWERLWWVRADGAAAIHRSGDEVAFGYAQLRAKYPQYERVALNGPVVSVRITRWASWGGG
- a CDS encoding ABC transporter substrate-binding protein: MSTSASLFTRVLACAASALVVAGVAACAPPENKDSGGQTQSGGKASEATSAQDFGGMDALIEAAKGEGTLNVIALPPDWANYGAIIKAFSDKYGIKVTSAQPDASSQDEINAANQQKGRSSAPDVFDLGQSVALANTAMFAPYKVATFDDIPAAFKDPNGTWVNDYGGYMSIGFDSAKVPPVTNVNDLLKPEYRGKVALNGDPTQAGAAFSGVLMVALSQGGSADDIAPGVEFFRKLKQAGNFLPVDPTPATIESGQTPVVIDWNYTNSSETKKLPSWTVFVPPNNAVAGYYYQAINKDAPHPAAARLWQEFLYSDEGQNLFAQGGVRPVRADSMAAKGTLDKAVAAALPVVDGPVTVPTPQQTEAASKYLSENWAAAVG
- a CDS encoding ABC transporter permease; this translates as MRRVRDGLPLVPFLTVVVIFLIIPTVTVVVSAVWVDGAFSLDRVAALFTGTALSALWNSVLLSGATAILGALLGAVMAWLIVSSPPTSMVRRAVLSLCSVLAQFGGVALAFAFLATVGLNGVLTLWVQQATGWNLAGSGWLYGLGGLILVYTYFQIPLMVIVFVPALEGLREQWREAAVSLGASTWDYWREVAIPLLTPAFLGSALLLFANAFAAYATAAALVSQGSPILPLLIRASLVSEVVLGQAGFAYALALEMIVVVAVVMAAYNLLVRRSSRWLS
- a CDS encoding ABC transporter permease codes for the protein MRTAVRGALWVLFGLFFLFPLYAMADFSTRNLLSGGRTGQAWANLITDEALYRAIIVSLSLAVLTVIAMLILLVPTMIWVRLRAPWAKGLVEFLCLLPLTIPALVIVVGLRNVYLWVTYLLGESPLTLTFVYVVVVLPFSYRAIDAALSAIDLQTLSEAARSLGAGWLTTIARVVVPNIWSGILSAAFISIAVVLGEYTIASLSGYETLQVQIVAIGKSNGPTSVAASLATLLFGFALLLILSLVTRGRRHQTGVTL